In the genome of Streptomyces sp. 846.5, the window AGCCCGATCTGCGGATGAGTGTCGCAACACTCTGATCATCCCTCAACTCCCGCCCTCTCCTCCGCCACAGATGTCCGTGATGCGCTTCCCGGAACCCTGTGCGATCCATTGACGGAGCCATGGCGTCTCTGTAACTTCCTGCTCATTGGCTGCAAAATACTGTCACTACTACTTCAGGCATCAGGACAGGCTCTGCAAATTCCGATTGGCCGGTCCCGATCCTGCACCCTCCTCCCCCACCCATGTGCGACTGCACAAGCAGAGGACGAGCATGCGCAGAAGAGGAAGATCCCTGCGGTTCAGGACTGTGGTCCTGACCCTGATCGGGTTGCTGGTGTCCATGGTTCCGGTGCTGAACCTGGTGCCGGCATCCGCTGCGGGCAGCAACCTGGCCCTCGGGAAGACCGCCAGTGCCAGCAGTGCCAACGGCCAGTACGTCGCCGGCAACCTCAATGACGGCAACCAGGACAGCTACTGGGAGAGCTCCGGCTCGTTCCCGCAGTGGGCCCAGATCGACCTGGGTTCGGCGACCTCCGTGAACCAGGTGGTGCTGAAGCTGCCGAGCAGCTGGGGTGCCAGGAGCGAGACGCTGTCCGTGCAGGGCAGTACGGACGGGTCCGCCTTCGCCACGGTCGTGGCCTCGACGGGGTACACCTTCGACCCGGCCAGCTCGAATGTGGTGACCATCAACTTCGGTGCCACCAGCACCCGTTACCTGCGGATCAACATCACCGCCAACACCGGCTGGGCGGCCGCGCAGCTCTCCGAGCTGGAGGTCTACGGCAGCGGTACGGGTGGGACCTCGGCGAACCTGGCGCTCGGGAAGACCATGAGCTCCAGTGGGGTCAGTCAGACCTACGTCGCGAGCAACGCCAACGACGGCAACCAGGCGACCTACTGGGAGAGCACCAACAACGCCTTCCCGCAGTGGCTGCAGGTGGACCTCGGCGCTTCCGTGAGCGTCAACCAGGTCGTGCTCAAGGTTCCGGCCGACACCAGTTGGGCGACCAGGACGCAGACGCTGACGGTTCAGGGCAGCAGCGACGGGTCGACCTTCTCCACCCTGGTCCCTTCCGCCGGCTACACCTTCAACCCCAGCACCGGGAACACGTCGACGATCAGCTTCACGGCGACGACCACCCGGTATGTGCGGATCACCATCACCGCCAACACCGGATGGCCGGCCGGGCAGATATCCGAGTTCGAGGTCTACGGGCCGACGAGTGGGGACACCACGCCGCCGAGCGCTCCGACCAACCTGGCGTACACCCAGCCGCAGACCGGGCAGATCGCGCTGACCTGGGGCGCGTCCACCGACAACGTGGGAGTCACCGGGTACGACATCTACGCCAACAACAGCCTGCTGACCAGTGTTGGGGGCAGTGTGCTCTCCTACACGGACACCCAGCCGGCCAGCGCGACGGTGAGCTACTTCGTGCGGGCGCACGACGCCGCCGGGAACCAGTCGGCCAACAGCAACACCGTCACCCGGACCGGGCAGAGCGGGGACACCACGCCGCCGACGGCACCGACCAACCTGGCCTACACCCAGCCGCAGAGCGGGCAGATCGCGCTGAGCTGGGGCGCGGCCACGGACAACGTCGGGGTCACCGGGTACGACATCTACCGCAACGGGGCGCTGGCGACCACGGTCGGCGGCTCCACGCTGACCTACACCGACGCGCAGCCGGACACCGCCACCGTCTCCTACTACGTGAAGGCGCACGACGCGGCCGGAAACCAGTCCTCCGCGTCCAACACGGTCACCCGTACCGGCAGCGGCGGCGGGACCGGTAGCAACCTGGCGGTGGGCAAGCCGATCACCGGTACCGCCAACACCTTCACCTACGCCCCGGCCAACGCCAACGACAACGACCTGACCACCTACTTCGAGGGCTCGACCTACCCGAGCCAGCTCACCGTGAGCCTCGGCGCCAACGCCGACGTGTCGTCGGTGGTGGTCAAGCTCAACCCGGCCGCGGCCTGGTCGACCCGTACCCAGACCATCGCGGTCCTCGGGCGGGAGCAGAGCGCTACCGGCTTTACCACCATCGCCGCGGCGCAGACGTACACCTTTGACCCGAGCACCGGGAACAGCGTCTCCATCCCGGTCAGTGCGCGGGTCTCGGACGTCGAGCTGAGCATCACCAGCAACAGCGGCGCCCCGGGCGGGCAGGTCGCCGAGTTCCAGGTCATCGGGGTCCCGGCGCCCAACCCCGACCTGGTGGTCAGCTCCTCCTCCTGGACGCCGACATCCCCGGTGGAGACCGACCCGGTCACCGTGTCCGCCACGGTGGCGAACACCGGTACGGCCGCCTCCGGCGCGACCAACGTCAACTTCTACCTGGGCAGCACCAAGGTCGGCACCGCCGCCGTCGGCGCGCTGGCGGCCGGCGCCTCCAGCAGCGTCTCGGCGAACATCGGCACCCAGACCGCCGGCAGCTATGCGCTGACGGCCAAGGTCGACGAGGCCAACAGCGTCATCGAACTCAACGAGGGGAACAACAGCTACACCAACCCGACCAGCCTGGTCGTGGCCCCGGTGCAGTCCTCGGACCTGGTGGCCTCGTCGGTAAGCTCCAGCCCGGGCACGCCGTCCGCCGGAAACACCGTCACCTTCTCGGTGACGCTGAAGAACCAGGGCACGGTGGCCACCGCCTCCGGCGCCCATGGCATCACGCTGACCCTGCTGGACAGCAACAACAGCGTGGTCAAGACGCTGACCGGCTCCTACAGCGGCAGCCTGGCCCCCGGGGCGACCGGGGCGCCGGTGTCGATGGGCACCTGGACCGCCGTCAACGGCAAGTACACCCTGCACACGGTCATCGCCATCGACGCCAACGAAGTGGCGGTGAAGCAGGGCAACAACATCAGCGACACCCCGTTCTTCGTCGGCCGCGGCGCCAACATGCCGTACGACGTGTACGAGGCCGAGAACGGCATGATCGGCGGCGGGGCGGCTGTGGTCGGGCCCAACCGGACCATCGGCGATCTGGCCGGTGAGGCGTCCGGCCGTAAGGCGGTCACGCTCGACACCACCGGCGCCTACGTCCAGTGGAACACCACCAACCCGACGAACACCCTGGTCACCCGGTTCAACATCCCGGACGCGCCCGGCGGTGGCGGCACCACGGCCACCCTGGACGTCTACGTCAATGGAACGTTCCTGCAGACGATT includes:
- a CDS encoding discoidin domain-containing protein; the protein is MVPVLNLVPASAAGSNLALGKTASASSANGQYVAGNLNDGNQDSYWESSGSFPQWAQIDLGSATSVNQVVLKLPSSWGARSETLSVQGSTDGSAFATVVASTGYTFDPASSNVVTINFGATSTRYLRINITANTGWAAAQLSELEVYGSGTGGTSANLALGKTMSSSGVSQTYVASNANDGNQATYWESTNNAFPQWLQVDLGASVSVNQVVLKVPADTSWATRTQTLTVQGSSDGSTFSTLVPSAGYTFNPSTGNTSTISFTATTTRYVRITITANTGWPAGQISEFEVYGPTSGDTTPPSAPTNLAYTQPQTGQIALTWGASTDNVGVTGYDIYANNSLLTSVGGSVLSYTDTQPASATVSYFVRAHDAAGNQSANSNTVTRTGQSGDTTPPTAPTNLAYTQPQSGQIALSWGAATDNVGVTGYDIYRNGALATTVGGSTLTYTDAQPDTATVSYYVKAHDAAGNQSSASNTVTRTGSGGGTGSNLAVGKPITGTANTFTYAPANANDNDLTTYFEGSTYPSQLTVSLGANADVSSVVVKLNPAAAWSTRTQTIAVLGREQSATGFTTIAAAQTYTFDPSTGNSVSIPVSARVSDVELSITSNSGAPGGQVAEFQVIGVPAPNPDLVVSSSSWTPTSPVETDPVTVSATVANTGTAASGATNVNFYLGSTKVGTAAVGALAAGASSSVSANIGTQTAGSYALTAKVDEANSVIELNEGNNSYTNPTSLVVAPVQSSDLVASSVSSSPGTPSAGNTVTFSVTLKNQGTVATASGAHGITLTLLDSNNSVVKTLTGSYSGSLAPGATGAPVSMGTWTAVNGKYTLHTVIAIDANEVAVKQGNNISDTPFFVGRGANMPYDVYEAENGMIGGGAAVVGPNRTIGDLAGEASGRKAVTLDTTGAYVQWNTTNPTNTLVTRFNIPDAPGGGGTTATLDVYVNGTFLQTITLNSKYEWLYGAETGPGNDPSAGSPRHIYDEAHIVLNQTVPADSVIKLQKDAANTSQYAIDYINTEMVAPVANPNPATYVTPAGFGQQDVQNALTQVANDTTGKLVGVYLPAGQYQTTSKFQVSGKAVKVVGAGPWYTQFNAPTTQDNTDVGWSVQSSANGSSFSGFGWFGDYTSRIDGPGKVFDLTDVSNLTIDNIWIEHQVVAIWGTHVTGLTATNMRIRDTFADGINLTNGSSGNLVSNDEARSTGDDSFALFAAQDHNSSDLTNNTFQNLTAVTPWRAAGIAVYGGENNTMQNLYVADTLTYAGITISSLNFGYPFQGFGTQPTTIQNVSLVRDGGHFWNGQVFPAIWVFSATQPFRGIRVNSVDITDPTYSGIMFQTDYSGGTALNPVTDTIFTDVSITGAQQSGDAYNAKSGYGIWANQLPEAGQGPAVGTAVFNHLTESNNFVNIQNTTSTFTITVNP